The following is a genomic window from Corallococcus soli.
TGATGAAGACGGAGGCCGACGGCATCGGCTTGTTCTCCGGCTGCGACAGGTCGTTGTTCTCCGGGATCATCACGATGGCGCGCGCCTCCAGCACGCCGTCGACCTGATTGAGCGCGTTGGAGACTTCACCGGCCATGGCCTTGAGGAGCATGGCGCGCTCCTCCGTGGCGGTGGGCACCATGCTGCCCTTGGCGAAGTGCGACAGGCCCTTCTCCACCGGGCGCGGCAGGGAGTTGCGCTTCAGCAGCTCCGCGGCCTGCGCGGCGTCGCCCTTGGGGACGACGATGGTGAAGCGCACTTCGTTGCCACCCTCCGCCTTCTCCTTCTTGGCGTTGATGCCGTTCTTGCTGAGCAGCACGTAGATTTCATTGGCGTCCGCCTCCGTCAGCTCGTGCTGCAGCTCGATGGAGCAGCCGGTGAGGAACAGCAGGGCGAGGAGCGGGGCGGCGAAGGCGGGCGTTCGGCGAGTCATGGGCGGGACGTAGCTTAACAGGGCCCTTGCAAAACGCGGAAGGGCGCCCCCTCCCGAGCTGGGAGGGACCGCCCTTCGCATGCCGCCATGGCCCGGCGGGTGGGAACTCAGACCTGGGTCTTGACGACGTCCTTCAGACCGCTGGTGGCCTTCTCGACGACCTTCGAGGTCAGGTCCAGCTCCTGGGAGTACTTGTACATGGACGCCTGGAGGCCGAGCAGCTCCGCGTTGGACATGTTCTTGCCGGAGCTGGCCTCCTTGATCAGCTTGTCCATGCTGACCTGGCCCTTCTCCAGACCGGAGACGAGGTCGGACACCATGCCGCCCGACTTGCCCGTCTTGGCGGCTTCCGCCTTGGCGTCCACGGGCTCCGCGCCCTTGGCGGTCGCGGGCTGCTGGGCCGCGCCGCTGACCTTGTTCATGCCGGCCTTTTCCGTCTTGTTGACGGTTTCGACCTGGCGGACGGTGTCCACCTTGTTGGCGGCCTGGGCCTTGTTCACGCCCTGGGCGGCGTCCGCCTTGTCGGCGCCCTGGGCCTTGTCAGCGAGAACTCCGTCGAACTTCGACGCGCCCGTCTTGTTCGTCTGCTGGGCGCCCTGATCCTGCAGCTTTTGCTGCGCCACCTGTCCCGCGGAGATGCCGCTCATCGGAGCCGCCATGTGACACCCTCCTTGCATCCGTCGAGGGGGGAGGGAGTTCCTCCTCCTCGTTCAAGAGTTCCTTGAGCCGATCAATGGCGCGCGCATGAAGCCGCGACGCCCAGCTCTTCGACTGCCCGATCTCAGCCCCTGCTTCCTCCAGGGTCCTGCCCTGGAAGTAGTAGCCCTGCAGGAGCTTGCGCTCTTTCTCCGGAAGCTTCTCGATGGCCGAGCGCACCCGGTTCTTCAACTGCTCCATCTCCAGGCGTTGATCCGCCGGGAGGGATTCGTCGACATACCCCGCCGCCTCCGCCCCTTCCGCCCCCGCTGCGAACACCGCGGCGAGCCCCGCCACGGCATCCGAGATGTCTCCAATATCATCGTCGAATGACGACCCGCGGTTGCTTGATCCCTGCTCGCGATCCGCAAGATTTCCAAGATAGGCGGTCGCGCGCTCGCCCTGATAGGCCGTGCGGGCATCCGCGCCCCGCAGGACACCCATCTTTCTCAGGCCATCAAAGATGGCGCCCTTGATGCGGTAGTGGGCAAACGTGAGGAAGTTGGCGCCGACCTTGGGATCGAAGCGTTCCGCCGCTTCGAGCAGGCCGATCTGCCCATAGGCCAGCAGTTCGTCCAGCTCCAGCTGGGCGTTGAACTGCTTGCGCACGGTGGCCGCGAGCGACCGCACGTACGGGCCGTACTTCTCCAGGATGACCTTCCTGTCTTCACCCAGAGGCAAGCGGCGCGCTCACTCGGCCTTGGACCACAGCCGCTCGAGAACCTGGTTCAACCGAGGATCATCCTGCAAGGCACCTGCGATGCGGCCCGTGAGGGCATCGGACTTCATGTGCAGCTTCTCCTGGAGCACCTCGGAGACGAGCGCTTTCGTCGCCTCCTCCTTGCTCTTGAAGCCCCCGTTCTTCAACCGACGGGCGATGGCGAGCGCTTGCGCCGCGATCGGATCCGCGGCCTGGGGGCCCTGGACGTTGCTGGAGCCTACCAGACCTGAAGGCCCGACGAGTGATTCGGCCTTGTCCACCTTCCCGCCGAAGGACGCACCCGCGGCACCCGCCGCACCGGACGCGCCCTTGACGCCGCCCGCGCGGCCCTTCCCACCCCCACGTCCGACTCCACCGACAGCCATCGACGTACCTCCTTCGTCCTACCTGCTACTTCCGAGGCGGAGGCAGGGCCCCCGCTTCCTTCGCCTGGATGAGGGCCTGGGCGAGGCGGCCACCATCGCCGTCCGGCTCCAGGTCCATGGCGGCCTTCAGTTCCTTGAGGGCTTCCGGCACCTTGCCCATGAACAACAGGGCCTCCCCCGCGTGTGCCCGGGGAAGCGACGACAGGGGCGCCAGGCGCTGGGCGACCCGGTAGGCCTGGAGGGCCTTGTCATGGTGGCCCTGGGCGAACTCCACGGCGCCAATGCCGATCTGCGGCACTTCGCTCTTGGGCATCAGCGCGGCAGCGCCGACGAAGACCTCGCGGGCCTTGTCGAAGTGCCCCATGTCGAGCCAGAGGTAGCCTGACTCCAGCAGCACCATGGCCGGCTGGCGTGCCAGGGGCACGAGGCTGTTGGCAATCTCCGAGGAGGTTTCCGCCATGGTCTTCGCGCTGCCTTTCCCGTGGCCGGAAGCACGGAAGGCGGCCGTCGAGGGCCGCCTTCCTTGCACCGGTCAGTTTGTCCGCTGAAGCCCGAAGACTAGCGGATGTTGCCGATGGAGTTCTTGGTCGTATCGTGCCGCGACTTCATCACGTTGGAAACCGCCGTGAAGAGCTGCGACTCGTGCTGCATGGCCGACTGCATGTTCAGCAGCTTGACGTTGTCGTCCATCATGGCCTTCAGGCTGCCGTTGTTCGTGAGCGAGTCGCTCACGCCGCCCGCGCCGCCGACGCCGCCGCCAACGCTGGTGCCCAGCGAGGAGGAGCCGCCCGTGCCCGGGATGCCCGCGCCCGTGCCGGGCATGGACGTGGTGGGCACCGCGCCGGAGCCGGTGTTCATCACGCCCGCGTAGGGGCCGCCCGCCATGCCGGAGCCCGCGGCGCCGGAGAAGGTCTGCGCGGAGGAGACCGCGGCGGAGACGATGCCCGCGCCCGGCACGAAGCCGGCCACGGAGCCCACGCCCGCGCCCACGACGCCCGCGGCGTTGTTCAGGCCGTTCTGGACGCGCGCGCCAAAGCTCGTGTTCGGCGTCTGCCGAGCCGTGGTCATCTGGGTGTTCATACGCAGGTTCGGACCCATCATGCCGCTGTCGATCTTGACGCCCATTTTCAGCCTCCGCGCTGCTGCCAGCGAATTAAAGGTGAGCCTGGGATCATCCCTCGGCTCTTTCAATGGATTATCGGGGATGCCAGCCGGGTGTTGCCTGCTGGTGACAAGAAATCGTCCAGGCCCCCGAAACGCCTGTTATTTCCGGCCCTTGGGCTGCTTGGACTCGGCGACGAGCTTCTCGCGGACGTCCACGAGCATGGTCAGCAGCTCCTCGGCCCGCGCGATCGCAGCCTGCGCCTTCTTGCCGGTCTCCGCGCGCGGCCCCTTGAGGCCGGCGAGGCCCTCCTTCACGGGCGCGAAGAGCGCCTGGACGTCGTCGGCGGAGGCCTTCTCGATGAAGGTCTCGACGGCGGGGTAGGAGGGCATGGGCAGCTCCGGGGGAGAGGGCGGCGCGGAGGTCCTGGCGGGCGGGGGCATCGAGGTCACGATCTCCTGGCGGGAGACCGACCGTGCGGCCGGCTCCTGCTCTTTTGCCAGGGACGCTAAGGGAATCCGTCACCGGCATCAAGCACCCCACGCGTCGGCAGGAAGGCCGGCTGTCGCGTCCAGACCTCGTCCCATGGGCCGGGGAGCGGACGGGCACGCACGCGGTCTTCCCCCCCC
Proteins encoded in this region:
- a CDS encoding tetratricopeptide repeat protein; translated protein: MAETSSEIANSLVPLARQPAMVLLESGYLWLDMGHFDKAREVFVGAAALMPKSEVPQIGIGAVEFAQGHHDKALQAYRVAQRLAPLSSLPRAHAGEALLFMGKVPEALKELKAAMDLEPDGDGGRLAQALIQAKEAGALPPPRK
- a CDS encoding sigma-70 family RNA polymerase sigma factor — encoded protein: MPLGEDRKVILEKYGPYVRSLAATVRKQFNAQLELDELLAYGQIGLLEAAERFDPKVGANFLTFAHYRIKGAIFDGLRKMGVLRGADARTAYQGERATAYLGNLADREQGSSNRGSSFDDDIGDISDAVAGLAAVFAAGAEGAEAAGYVDESLPADQRLEMEQLKNRVRSAIEKLPEKERKLLQGYYFQGRTLEEAGAEIGQSKSWASRLHARAIDRLKELLNEEEELPPPSTDARRVSHGGSDERHLRGTGGAAKAAGSGRPADEQDGRVEVRRSSR
- a CDS encoding type III secretion protein → MTRRTPAFAAPLLALLFLTGCSIELQHELTEADANEIYVLLSKNGINAKKEKAEGGNEVRFTIVVPKGDAAQAAELLKRNSLPRPVEKGLSHFAKGSMVPTATEERAMLLKAMAGEVSNALNQVDGVLEARAIVMIPENNDLSQPENKPMPSASVFIKYRTNEPGKPPISPELVKQFVASSVSELKPEAVTVLMTEALAPTAEMSETNRLQDVLGVRMTAASATTFKIILGGAFALILAMMGLTAWTFMRGGSGTGAAAAPRPARARGGRPE
- a CDS encoding ATP-dependent helicase HrpB, with amino-acid sequence MAAPMSGISAGQVAQQKLQDQGAQQTNKTGASKFDGVLADKAQGADKADAAQGVNKAQAANKVDTVRQVETVNKTEKAGMNKVSGAAQQPATAKGAEPVDAKAEAAKTGKSGGMVSDLVSGLEKGQVSMDKLIKEASSGKNMSNAELLGLQASMYKYSQELDLTSKVVEKATSGLKDVVKTQV